In a genomic window of Periophthalmus magnuspinnatus isolate fPerMag1 chromosome 3, fPerMag1.2.pri, whole genome shotgun sequence:
- the gnb5b gene encoding guanine nucleotide-binding protein subunit beta-5b: MCDQTFVAATFGPCESCGRPSPLMNIYIKNEPINYCSFCVEMMACQGLQSGESVASLKRECDSLKKKLEEERGKLNDVELHQVAEKIEVLGSLSIKTRRVLKGHGNKVLCMDWCKDKRRLVSSSQDGKVIVWDGFTLNKENGISVPCTWVMACAYAPSGCAVACGGLDNKCSVYPLSMDKNENLSAKKKSVAMHTNYVSACTFTNSDNQLLTASGDGSCALWDVESGQLLQSFHGHTADVLSLDLAPSETGNTFVSGGCDMKANVWDMRSGQNIQSFESHVSDINCVKYYPSGDAFASASDDATCRFYDLRADREVAVYQKDSIIFGASTVDFSLSGRLLFAGYNDYTINVWDVLKGTRATVLFGHENRVSRVRVSPDGTALCSASWDHTLRIWA, translated from the exons ATGTGCGACCAAACCTTTGTAGCGGCCACTTTTGGCCCCTGTGAGAGCTGTGGGAGACCCAGTCCTCTCATGAACATTTACATCAAGAATGAGCCAATCAACTATTGCTCCTTCTGCGTGGAAATG ATGGCTTGTCAGGGACTCCAGAGCGGGGAGAGCGTGGCGTCGCTGAAGCGGGAGTGCGACAGTCTGAAGAAgaagctggaggaggagaggggcaaaCTCAACGACGTGGAGC TCCACCAGGTGGCTGAGAAGATTGAGGTGTTGGGCAGTCTCTCCATCAAGACCAGACGTGTGCTCAAAggccatggaaacaaggtgCTCTGCATGGACTGGTGCAAAGACAAACGGCGTCTAGTAAGCTCCTCGCAG GATGGAAAAGTGATTGTGTGGGATGGATTCACACTCAACAAG gagAATGGGATCAGTGTGCCCTGCACATGGGTGATGGCGTGTGCTTATGCACCCTCGGGCTGTGCAGTGGCATGTGG TGGACTGGACAATAAGTGTTCAGTTTACCCTCTGTCTATGGATAAGAATGAGAACCTCTCTGCTAAGAAGAAGTCCGTCGCTATGCACACCAATTATGTGTCTGCATGCACCTTCACCAACTCTGACAATCAG cTCCTCACAGCTAGTGGTGATGGCTCATGTGCATTATGGGATGTGGAAAGTGGGCAGCTGCTGCAGAGTTTCCACGGCCACACGGCTGATGTCTTGTCCCTGGATCTGGCACCATCTGAGACTGGAAACACTTTTGTATCTGGG ggCTGTGATATGAAGGCTAATGTGTGGGATATGCGCTCTGGGCAGAACATCCAGTCTTTCGAGAGTCACGTGTCTGACATTAACTGTGTGAA GTACTATCCCAGTGGAGATGCGTTTGCATCAGCTTCAGACGACGCTACA TGTCGTTTCTATGATTTACGTGCTGACCGTGAAGTGGCTGTCTACCAGAAGGACAGTATCATATTTGGGGCTTCCACTGTGGACTTTTCTCTGAGTG GTCGCCTGCTGTTTGCTGGGTACAATGACTACACTATCAATGTGTGGGACGTATTAAAGGGGACGCGGGCCACTGTTCTGTTTGGTCATGAGAATCGCGTTAGCAGAGTGCGAGTGTCTCCTGACGGCACTGCTCTGTGTTCTGCCTCCTGGGATCATACCTTACGG ATCTGGGCCTAA
- the bcl2l10 gene encoding bcl-2-like protein 10 translates to MSCGLWKETLALAEDYLSLCCSGPQAAPPPPSGSASAMRRLGQDMEAQHKARFHSLSQTFLKQCGPDPCSSLRKVMEELVGDGHLNWGRVVSLFTFAGVLARHIKEQKSSRPGLDPGQVQGLGQVPSDCRRLAQTIADYLGEEKRDWLLENGGWGGFCEFSCHARKVDQDSSMKTALFAAAGVGLAGLTFLLVR, encoded by the exons ATGTCGTGTGGGCTGTGGAAAGAGACCTTGGCTCTGGCAGAGGACTACCTGAGCCTGTGCTGCAGCGGCCCACAGgcagctcctccacctcccaGCGGGTCAGCCTCTGCCATGAGGCGCCTGGGCCAGGACATGGAGGCCCAGCACAAGGCACGCTTCCACTCTCTGAGCCAGACCTTCCTCAAGCAGTGTGGGCCGGACCCCTGCTCCAGTCTCCGGAAGGTCATGGAGGAGCTGGTGGGAGATGGACACTTGAACTGGGGAAGGGTTGTGTCCCTTTTCACCTTTGCTGGGGTGCTGGCCAGACACATAAAAGAGCAGAAGAGTAGCAGACCAGGGCTGGACCCTGGACAAGTTCAAGGTTTGGGACAGGTGCCCTCAGACTGCAGGCGGCTGGCACAAACTATAGCTGATTACttgggggaagagaagagggactGGCTGTTGGAAAACGGTGGCTGG GGAGGCTTCTGTGAGTTCTCCTGTCATGCCAGGAAGGTGGACCAGGACTCGTCGATGAAGACCGCTCTGTTTGCTGCTGCTGGGGTGGGTTTAGCTGGGCTTACCTTTCTCTTGGTGCGCTAG